The Aureispira anguillae genome contains a region encoding:
- a CDS encoding peptidylprolyl isomerase, with protein MPPTIKTIRKFSLIHSSIVSFFFVFLLISLKNDLIGQTQNLVGSVNGEPITFKQLEEYHKEFINKRITQENELYDTWDFLVSNALLRQSCNAIGIGVTPKEIEDLLFASEENARISPIVRLELGDARTGQIDRKRIKETAFYFANFDTYSKEEQQAQLANKKTWDRLLTKIKETRLRNKYFSLLESGLYTPKWVTKSSIAQNKTSFNFKYVFISYSPFDELPVSEQEIKNYLTKNAKRYQQPPTASLEFVRFHNLLSRSDYVVIPKRMNELAKEWKTAKSDRLFLSKNDLEIEDGFHKRSTIDAPPAIIDSIFGAKEGTIIGPYTHFDNSKITKVIQRVQLPDSVRARHILIPIPKDGDIVQVKRHLDSLRQLILDQKITFEAAALRYSQDETRTTGGDLGFVIQDGHFTKKLENYLFSPRPKEALDLILTPLGWHLIQITDRKFATKSEGVHIATITLPSLPSKKKSDALLARAKRFIQNNRTLNDFRKAAQQQNLSIGYAYDIAPNDYRVANLGANSSIAELIKWVHTEAKVGEVASKPYMTYNRWEVFHNDSTKVVKEFIVPVLVFLGEEGKANLMTPNNKLIVKYLLRHEKKKALVASQIKGLTLDEIAKLYNVPLNNAKSFNVKASEFINWRFGAPVGAVVAISKKGEPSNPIKGKDGLYIIELESKEPLNTQDSKNKKHFFYTNMMSNWYSNAKKRADIKDYRLEHLLIKQH; from the coding sequence ATGCCCCCAACGATAAAAACTATCCGTAAATTCTCTCTCATCCATTCATCAATTGTTTCTTTCTTTTTCGTTTTTTTATTGATTAGTTTAAAAAATGATCTAATAGGGCAAACACAAAACCTCGTGGGTAGTGTAAATGGAGAACCCATTACCTTCAAACAGTTGGAAGAGTACCATAAGGAATTTATTAACAAAAGAATAACTCAAGAAAACGAATTATACGATACTTGGGATTTTTTAGTTTCGAATGCTCTTCTTCGTCAGAGTTGCAATGCAATTGGCATTGGGGTTACCCCAAAAGAAATAGAAGATTTATTGTTTGCTAGTGAAGAAAATGCTCGCATTAGCCCAATTGTTAGGCTAGAATTAGGAGATGCTCGAACGGGTCAAATTGATAGAAAAAGAATCAAAGAAACCGCTTTTTATTTTGCAAACTTTGATACCTATTCTAAAGAAGAACAACAGGCACAACTAGCCAATAAAAAGACCTGGGATCGGCTATTAACCAAAATCAAAGAAACACGTCTCAGGAACAAATACTTTTCGCTACTAGAAAGTGGTCTATACACCCCTAAATGGGTCACAAAGTCATCCATCGCACAGAACAAGACTTCATTTAACTTTAAGTATGTCTTCATTTCATATTCCCCCTTCGACGAGCTTCCTGTTTCAGAACAAGAAATAAAAAATTACCTTACCAAAAATGCAAAAAGATACCAACAACCTCCTACTGCTAGCCTCGAATTTGTTCGCTTTCACAATCTGCTCTCTCGTTCTGATTATGTAGTTATCCCCAAAAGAATGAATGAGCTAGCAAAAGAATGGAAAACGGCAAAAAGTGATCGCTTGTTTTTATCTAAAAATGACCTAGAAATAGAGGATGGTTTTCATAAACGATCAACGATTGATGCCCCCCCAGCCATTATAGATTCTATCTTTGGAGCAAAGGAAGGCACTATTATAGGGCCTTATACTCACTTTGATAACTCTAAAATAACCAAAGTAATTCAACGAGTGCAATTACCCGACTCTGTCCGTGCTCGTCACATCCTTATCCCTATTCCTAAAGATGGGGATATAGTGCAAGTCAAAAGACATTTAGATTCTTTGAGACAACTTATTCTTGATCAGAAAATAACTTTTGAAGCAGCTGCCCTAAGATATAGTCAAGATGAGACTAGAACAACAGGAGGCGATCTAGGTTTTGTAATACAGGATGGACACTTTACCAAAAAATTAGAAAATTACTTATTCTCTCCTCGTCCAAAAGAGGCCTTAGATTTGATTTTAACGCCATTGGGATGGCACCTTATTCAAATAACAGATAGAAAATTTGCAACAAAATCAGAGGGAGTTCATATCGCCACGATTACTCTTCCCTCTCTCCCTAGCAAAAAAAAATCAGATGCTCTTTTAGCACGAGCCAAGCGTTTTATCCAAAACAACCGAACTCTTAACGATTTTAGAAAAGCAGCCCAACAACAAAATTTATCCATAGGTTATGCTTATGACATAGCACCTAACGACTATAGGGTTGCAAATTTAGGTGCCAATTCATCTATAGCAGAACTTATTAAGTGGGTACATACTGAAGCCAAAGTAGGTGAGGTTGCCTCAAAGCCTTATATGACCTATAACAGGTGGGAGGTATTCCACAATGACAGTACTAAGGTTGTAAAAGAATTTATCGTTCCTGTTCTTGTTTTTTTGGGAGAAGAAGGAAAGGCTAACTTGATGACACCTAACAATAAATTGATTGTTAAGTATCTATTGCGCCACGAAAAAAAGAAGGCACTTGTTGCCTCTCAAATTAAAGGACTCACATTAGATGAGATTGCCAAACTTTATAATGTGCCATTAAACAATGCTAAATCTTTTAACGTTAAGGCTTCTGAGTTTATAAATTGGAGGTTTGGAGCTCCCGTAGGGGCAGTAGTTGCCATTTCGAAAAAAGGAGAACCCTCTAATCCCATCAAAGGAAAAGATGGGCTTTATATCATTGAACTGGAAAGTAAAGAGCCTTTAAATACTCAAGATTCTAAAAATAAAAAGCATTTTTTTTACACAAACATGATGAGTAACTGGTATTCTAATGCTAAAAAGAGGGCGGATATAAAAGATTATCGATTAGAGCATCTACTCATTAAACAGCACTAA
- a CDS encoding tetratricopeptide repeat protein codes for MRFFITLSFIFFAAPIFSQKENLAVTNEAAANEAIFLAESYFREDSFELAFNGRDSRSPSIPNFLGFKDIIEQYKDTKAANLAYRYAGVCLLNMGAYTEAIGYLSNFQTKDPFLQITNDGLIGDAYAELNDFQTALKYYTQAINGEKDEMLTPYFLYKIGLLMEIHFKDLKKAKKYYQKISNNYPTFAERQNIEADLIRITGDY; via the coding sequence ATGAGATTCTTTATAACCTTAAGTTTTATTTTCTTTGCCGCTCCTATTTTTTCACAAAAAGAAAACCTTGCTGTAACGAATGAAGCCGCAGCCAATGAAGCCATCTTTTTAGCAGAATCCTATTTTAGAGAAGACTCTTTTGAATTGGCTTTTAATGGTCGAGATAGTCGTTCTCCCTCTATTCCTAATTTTTTAGGATTTAAGGATATTATTGAACAATACAAAGACACCAAGGCCGCTAATCTTGCCTATCGTTATGCTGGGGTCTGTTTATTAAACATGGGTGCCTATACAGAGGCCATTGGCTATTTGTCTAATTTCCAGACTAAGGATCCTTTTCTTCAAATAACAAACGATGGATTAATTGGAGATGCTTATGCTGAACTCAATGATTTTCAAACTGCGCTTAAATACTATACCCAAGCCATCAATGGCGAAAAGGATGAAATGCTTACGCCCTATTTTTTGTATAAAATTGGGTTGCTAATGGAAATTCATTTTAAAGACTTAAAAAAGGCAAAAAAATACTATCAAAAAATTAGTAACAACTACCCCACTTTTGCAGAACGACAAAATATTGAAGCGGATCTAATTCGGATAACAGGAGATTATTAA
- a CDS encoding NAD(P)-binding domain-containing protein: MKKEIKTIGIIGMGSVGTSIAYLLQKANLNIIAFKPKAKTYRQLMQDGKIKIINKTTPNAPSSTGQLNINITDSLLELVNHSDLILNCCLFPQSSDTYHFNPYQKAILKKKNTPILAFPGTLGSTWFIGLGKIEVGLIGYSPVFSTKENTLPSSAGLTIKLLDFKSRIPLAHDDPNTRLYLLDFFNKHLKFKDKVPTFIDGGSCLQTALSSPISTINAAAICNKAQQLIDSNGQAIKGAIYALEEEYSQLFQNAFQEQLNVANALDLFNLPTIKDWLSNRKNNLQSNCVTDMLHQTYKNKIIAISGTDRRITESYYALLFFKTFAQTLGIQVPATEILITQIKQLQQALSKSYAFQDIDLALQNAALHYAKNILSKREIGELVI, encoded by the coding sequence ATGAAGAAAGAAATAAAGACTATAGGTATTATAGGCATGGGCTCGGTAGGAACCTCCATTGCTTACCTTCTGCAAAAAGCCAATTTGAATATAATTGCATTTAAACCAAAGGCTAAAACATATCGACAATTAATGCAAGATGGGAAAATAAAAATTATTAATAAAACAACTCCTAATGCACCTTCTTCAACTGGGCAATTAAACATCAACATTACGGACTCTTTGCTAGAGTTGGTCAATCACTCGGATTTGATCCTCAATTGTTGTTTGTTCCCCCAAAGTTCAGACACCTATCATTTTAACCCTTATCAAAAGGCAATACTCAAGAAAAAAAACACCCCCATTTTAGCTTTTCCTGGCACCTTAGGTTCAACGTGGTTTATCGGCTTAGGAAAAATAGAAGTAGGGCTAATTGGTTATTCTCCCGTTTTTTCAACAAAAGAAAACACCCTGCCCTCTTCTGCTGGCTTAACCATAAAACTACTGGATTTTAAATCTAGAATCCCTTTGGCTCATGATGATCCTAATACTCGTTTATATCTATTGGATTTTTTTAACAAACACCTTAAGTTTAAAGATAAGGTGCCTACATTTATCGATGGAGGTTCTTGCCTTCAAACGGCTCTAAGTTCTCCTATTTCAACCATCAATGCAGCTGCTATTTGTAATAAAGCTCAACAGCTTATTGACTCCAATGGTCAAGCGATCAAAGGAGCAATATATGCCTTAGAGGAGGAATATTCGCAACTTTTCCAAAATGCATTCCAAGAACAACTAAACGTTGCCAATGCATTGGATCTTTTTAATCTTCCCACTATAAAAGATTGGTTAAGCAATCGAAAAAACAACCTACAATCCAATTGTGTCACTGACATGTTACACCAAACCTACAAAAATAAAATCATAGCAATTTCAGGAACAGATCGTCGCATCACAGAATCTTACTATGCGCTCTTGTTCTTCAAAACATTTGCTCAAACCTTGGGTATTCAAGTCCCTGCTACAGAAATTTTAATTACCCAAATCAAACAATTACAACAAGCACTAAGCAAAAGTTACGCTTTTCAAGACATAGACTTAGCGCTTCAAAATGCAGCGTTGCACTATGCAAAAAATATTCTAAGCAAAAGAGAAATTGGAGAGTTGGTCATTTAA
- a CDS encoding thioredoxin family protein → MALTESNMLPLGMEAPDFALLDTVSGKEISLDELKSDKATVVMFTCNHCPYVLHINEELVALSKEYMAKGVSFVAISSNDVENYPQDSPEKMKALAAEVGYPFPYLYDATQVVAKAYDAACTPDFYVFDVDLKLRYRGRLCASRPNTDVPVTGEDLRAAIDALLAGEAVTEKQYPSAGCNIKWLK, encoded by the coding sequence ATGGCACTTACAGAATCTAATATGCTTCCATTGGGAATGGAGGCGCCTGATTTTGCACTTTTGGACACCGTGAGCGGTAAAGAAATTAGTTTGGACGAACTGAAATCAGATAAGGCTACGGTGGTAATGTTTACCTGCAATCATTGTCCTTATGTATTGCACATCAATGAAGAATTAGTAGCGCTATCTAAGGAGTATATGGCTAAAGGGGTATCTTTTGTTGCCATTAGTTCTAACGATGTAGAAAATTATCCGCAAGATAGCCCTGAAAAGATGAAAGCATTGGCAGCAGAGGTTGGTTATCCATTTCCTTATTTGTACGACGCAACTCAGGTGGTTGCCAAGGCTTATGATGCCGCTTGTACGCCAGATTTTTATGTGTTTGATGTAGATTTAAAATTGCGTTATAGAGGTCGGTTGTGTGCGTCTAGACCCAATACAGATGTGCCTGTGACGGGAGAAGATTTAAGAGCAGCTATTGATGCTTTATTGGCAGGAGAAGCAGTGACAGAAAAACAATATCCAAGTGCTGGTTGCAACATCAAGTGGTTGAAATAA
- a CDS encoding endonuclease/exonuclease/phosphatase family protein produces MNSNEKKNLKVASFNLLNLVLPNKKFYGKRSYTIEEYRKKKAWISDQLTKMDADIIGFQELFDEEALREVIKEHPLYKGAAVVMGARKGGSPAVAIVSRYPITSYTVYSDFPEQLEVEGLVVPFTEFSRPVLKAMVELPSGINLTVFVAHLKSKRPLIPDNVDRHDPLEISKGEARSLLLRASEANALRAILLESLKNRTTPVITLGDLNDTHTSVTTQIISGQAPPRYWSFEQKKKLWDILLYHVKDIQARQSSKDVYYTHIHNGHYESLDHIMVSQELVKENPNRIGRVVYVRTFNDHIVDQTFANKEINCWESDHAQVVATIELDPVREEDSKNEKY; encoded by the coding sequence ATGAATTCCAACGAGAAAAAAAATCTAAAAGTTGCTTCTTTTAATTTATTAAATCTGGTATTGCCCAATAAAAAGTTTTATGGCAAACGAAGTTATACGATAGAAGAATACCGAAAGAAAAAAGCTTGGATCTCAGATCAGTTAACAAAAATGGATGCTGATATTATTGGTTTTCAAGAATTGTTTGATGAGGAAGCATTGCGAGAAGTCATAAAAGAACACCCTTTGTATAAAGGGGCAGCGGTAGTTATGGGAGCAAGAAAAGGAGGAAGCCCAGCAGTAGCAATTGTTTCTAGATACCCCATTACATCGTACACTGTTTATTCAGATTTTCCAGAACAATTGGAAGTAGAGGGCTTGGTGGTTCCTTTTACTGAATTCTCTAGACCTGTTCTAAAAGCAATGGTTGAATTGCCTTCGGGGATAAACTTGACGGTTTTTGTAGCGCACCTAAAATCTAAGCGCCCATTGATTCCTGATAATGTTGATCGTCATGATCCATTGGAAATATCAAAGGGAGAAGCTCGTTCTTTGCTGCTTAGAGCTTCTGAAGCGAATGCCTTACGAGCGATTTTGCTGGAAAGCTTAAAAAATAGAACCACTCCTGTTATTACTTTAGGCGATTTAAACGATACGCATACCTCTGTGACCACACAGATTATTTCGGGACAGGCACCTCCACGTTATTGGTCGTTTGAACAAAAGAAAAAATTGTGGGATATTTTGTTGTATCATGTCAAGGATATACAGGCGAGACAATCTTCTAAGGATGTTTATTATACCCATATTCATAATGGTCATTACGAAAGTTTGGATCATATCATGGTTAGCCAAGAATTGGTAAAAGAAAACCCGAATCGTATAGGAAGAGTCGTTTATGTTCGTACCTTTAACGATCATATTGTCGACCAAACCTTTGCTAATAAAGAAATCAATTGTTGGGAATCAGATCATGCTCAGGTAGTAGCGACTATAGAATTAGATCCTGTTCGAGAGGAGGATTCAAAGAATGAAAAATATTAA
- a CDS encoding T9SS type A sorting domain-containing protein: MNFRMTTILQALILGLTLLLFAQEAIGQAKWVRATYRDDPSTTIVLGWTGGVGTLHYDTVDHGVNNHAAYAMSQVVDRSTNHKGNTHYFVRLNNLQPGTVYYFAIQGDATKRYSFRTISDDPNQAISFISGGDSRKRLSFLGIGDPPCWGNGCRETRQDLNTIVARIRPDFVAFTGDYIRNYDIPFTANSEDDWGEWFDDWELSIGPDGRLTPIIHSLGNHEDAVDLDQFFDVPNTDVYYATNFGGNLFRLYTLNSEPSDVCADVIQKNWFINDLQQNSTPSNSPYWKIVQYHQPMVPHANYSARTDLIDCWASEFATYGVRLACESHAHVLKTTYPLIYDPAADTLYHDLVRNDSLGAVFLGDGSWGAPPRPAYAPIDSVTQDVEQISGFFFININQERIQIKSVIPFPDSIANIPQLLDDHQGTLLPAGVPLWRPTNGSRCIIIPNYSPLLATQKVAKQRSPSAVVAPNPAQNYVTVRFKEMLKEEVTIEVYDARGKRCQSHTNIKSKNFKLDVSNLCSGVNFINIVTKKDVESHKIIITR, from the coding sequence ATGAATTTTAGAATGACTACTATTTTACAAGCTTTAATCTTGGGATTAACGCTACTGCTTTTTGCTCAAGAAGCTATTGGGCAAGCCAAATGGGTACGAGCAACCTATCGAGATGATCCATCGACCACCATTGTTTTAGGATGGACAGGAGGAGTTGGAACCTTACATTATGACACGGTTGATCATGGAGTTAATAATCACGCTGCTTATGCAATGTCTCAGGTAGTAGATAGAAGCACTAATCATAAAGGAAATACCCATTATTTTGTTCGTTTAAATAACCTTCAACCAGGAACCGTTTATTATTTTGCGATACAAGGAGATGCGACTAAACGTTATTCTTTTAGAACCATTTCGGATGATCCTAATCAAGCTATTTCGTTTATTTCGGGGGGAGATTCTCGTAAGCGACTGTCTTTTTTGGGAATAGGAGACCCTCCTTGTTGGGGCAATGGTTGCCGAGAAACCCGACAAGATTTGAACACGATTGTAGCAAGAATTCGACCAGATTTTGTAGCTTTTACAGGTGACTATATTCGAAATTATGATATTCCCTTTACAGCCAACAGCGAAGACGATTGGGGGGAGTGGTTTGACGATTGGGAATTGTCGATAGGACCAGATGGACGATTGACTCCCATTATTCATTCCTTGGGCAATCATGAAGACGCAGTAGATTTGGATCAATTTTTTGATGTACCCAATACAGATGTTTACTATGCGACTAATTTTGGAGGAAATTTATTTCGTTTGTACACCCTAAATTCTGAACCATCTGATGTTTGTGCAGATGTGATTCAAAAAAACTGGTTTATCAACGATTTACAACAAAATAGTACACCTTCTAATAGCCCTTACTGGAAAATTGTGCAGTATCACCAGCCCATGGTTCCACATGCTAATTATTCGGCTCGGACGGACTTAATTGATTGCTGGGCTTCGGAATTTGCTACTTATGGCGTGCGTTTGGCTTGCGAATCTCATGCCCATGTACTAAAGACTACTTATCCTCTAATTTATGACCCAGCAGCTGATACCCTTTATCACGATTTGGTTAGAAACGACAGTTTGGGAGCTGTATTTTTGGGCGATGGTTCTTGGGGGGCTCCTCCTAGACCAGCTTATGCACCTATTGATTCTGTGACACAAGATGTAGAACAGATTAGCGGTTTCTTTTTTATTAACATCAATCAAGAAAGAATTCAAATTAAATCAGTGATACCTTTTCCCGATAGCATCGCAAATATTCCTCAATTATTGGACGATCACCAAGGGACTTTATTGCCTGCTGGAGTTCCTTTATGGCGACCAACAAATGGTTCTAGGTGCATCATTATACCTAACTATAGCCCATTGTTGGCAACTCAAAAGGTGGCAAAACAACGATCTCCTTCTGCTGTAGTAGCACCGAATCCAGCTCAGAATTATGTAACGGTTCGTTTCAAAGAAATGTTAAAGGAAGAGGTTACGATTGAAGTATACGACGCTAGAGGCAAAAGATGTCAATCGCACACCAATATAAAGTCGAAAAATTTTAAACTAGATGTCTCAAATTTGTGTTCTGGAGTAAACTTTATTAATATTGTTACTAAAAAAGATGTAGAATCTCATAAAATCATCATTACAAGGTAA
- a CDS encoding MBL fold metallo-hydrolase RNA specificity domain-containing protein: MNIKFCGAARDVTGSSHLLSLKNGHKILLDCGLYQGNETDMRDYNQQWAHFDPKEIDFLILSHAHIDHIGRVPKLVRDGFKGQILCTHATRSLASIMLMDAGKIQENEADELNPPLYTCEDAKQALYFFTGLSYERWHFVEIGLEVFFRDTGHILGSASVTLKIEEAGEEPVLFGFTGDVGRSERPILKDPIPMPVVDYLICESTYGGKVHKNYTADLNDLLYVVRETCVLNEGKLLIPAFSVGRTQSLIYMLDQLETAGKLPKIPVYIDSPLAINAVDIFRTHPECYDEQLHDYLMVDPNPFGFSGLNYVKRSGLANRLAKSKEPCIVISSSGMMTSGRVRRHLFHMVEDPKNTILMVGYCAPRTLGGQLLKGAKTVYLYGERKKVKARIKRLVSFSAHADQIELFNFLQNQKQLKKLFLVHGEYPVQAEFRDYLFDRGFNHIEIPDLGDSYEL, translated from the coding sequence ATGAATATAAAGTTTTGTGGTGCAGCACGGGATGTTACGGGGAGCAGTCATTTGTTGAGCCTGAAAAATGGGCATAAAATCCTTTTGGATTGTGGTTTGTATCAAGGTAATGAAACGGATATGCGAGATTACAATCAGCAATGGGCGCATTTTGATCCCAAAGAAATTGATTTTCTTATCCTTTCTCATGCCCACATCGATCATATTGGTCGTGTACCTAAATTGGTAAGGGATGGTTTTAAGGGGCAAATTTTATGCACACATGCTACTCGAAGTTTAGCTTCAATTATGCTGATGGATGCAGGAAAAATTCAGGAGAACGAAGCAGACGAGTTAAATCCCCCCTTATATACTTGCGAAGATGCTAAACAAGCTCTTTATTTTTTTACAGGTTTGAGCTATGAGCGTTGGCATTTTGTAGAGATTGGACTAGAGGTATTTTTTAGGGATACAGGGCATATTTTGGGATCTGCAAGTGTTACGCTCAAGATAGAAGAAGCAGGAGAGGAGCCTGTCTTGTTTGGTTTTACGGGAGATGTGGGACGAAGCGAACGACCAATTCTAAAAGACCCCATTCCCATGCCAGTCGTGGATTATTTGATTTGTGAATCTACTTATGGCGGCAAAGTTCATAAAAATTATACCGCAGATTTAAATGATTTACTTTATGTTGTTCGAGAAACTTGTGTTTTGAATGAGGGGAAGTTGTTGATCCCTGCCTTTAGTGTAGGAAGGACTCAAAGTCTAATTTATATGTTAGATCAGCTAGAAACAGCAGGCAAATTGCCCAAAATTCCTGTTTATATAGATAGCCCCTTGGCAATTAATGCCGTGGATATATTTAGAACGCACCCAGAATGTTATGATGAACAACTGCACGACTATTTGATGGTGGATCCTAATCCATTTGGTTTTTCAGGATTAAATTATGTAAAACGGTCAGGTTTGGCAAATCGATTGGCAAAATCTAAAGAACCTTGTATTGTGATTAGCTCTTCTGGAATGATGACATCAGGGCGAGTACGTCGCCATTTATTTCATATGGTAGAAGACCCCAAAAATACCATTTTGATGGTGGGGTATTGCGCCCCTAGAACCTTAGGAGGGCAATTATTGAAAGGGGCAAAAACGGTCTATTTGTATGGAGAACGAAAAAAGGTAAAAGCGAGGATAAAGCGATTGGTTTCTTTCTCAGCACATGCTGATCAAATCGAGTTGTTCAACTTTTTGCAAAATCAAAAACAGCTTAAAAAATTATTTTTAGTACATGGCGAATACCCTGTCCAAGCAGAATTTAGAGACTATCTATTTGATCGAGGTTTTAATCATATTGAGATACCTGATTTGGGCGACAGTTATGAATTGTAA
- a CDS encoding glycosyltransferase family 4 protein codes for MKKVLFMGLHRPDRSPSQRYRFEQFQPYLEQQGFEFDYFYLIRAQDDQKFYGAGNYLAKVGILLRSVVKLFFKSFSAQQYDFVFVQREAFMLGTVFFEKLFARKTKMVFDFDDSIWLQNVSAGNRALGFLKDATKTQKLIAISDLVFAGNSFLADYAKQFNPNTKLVPTVVDTNNYHRIQSSKSDKICIGWSGSFSTVPYFEYALPALRQIKAKYGDLVYFKVIGDAHYYNKELNIKGIAWSSATEVAELSEIDIGIMPLPNDEWTKGKCALKGLLYMSLGQAAVLSDVGVNGEVVEDGVDGFLVKTTEDWVNKLSLLIENPELRQSMGKKGRQTVIERYSVQSEQENYVRYFNELLR; via the coding sequence ATGAAAAAAGTACTATTTATGGGACTGCATCGTCCCGATCGTTCTCCCTCTCAACGGTATCGTTTTGAGCAATTTCAACCCTACTTAGAACAACAGGGATTTGAATTTGATTATTTTTATTTGATACGAGCCCAAGACGATCAAAAATTTTATGGCGCAGGAAATTACCTTGCAAAAGTAGGAATCCTGCTGCGCAGTGTTGTCAAGCTATTTTTTAAATCTTTTAGCGCCCAACAATACGATTTTGTTTTTGTACAGCGAGAGGCTTTTATGCTGGGCACTGTATTTTTTGAAAAATTATTCGCTCGAAAAACAAAAATGGTTTTTGACTTTGACGATTCTATTTGGTTGCAAAATGTATCGGCAGGCAATCGGGCACTTGGTTTTCTAAAAGATGCGACCAAAACTCAAAAGTTAATTGCAATTTCGGATCTAGTATTCGCTGGCAATTCGTTTTTAGCAGATTATGCCAAACAATTTAACCCCAATACCAAATTGGTTCCAACGGTAGTTGACACCAATAATTATCATCGTATTCAATCTTCTAAATCTGATAAAATTTGCATTGGATGGAGTGGTAGTTTTTCAACTGTTCCTTATTTTGAATATGCCTTGCCTGCCCTTCGTCAGATCAAAGCCAAATATGGCGATTTGGTCTATTTCAAAGTTATTGGTGATGCCCATTATTACAACAAAGAACTCAATATAAAAGGAATAGCTTGGTCTAGTGCCACAGAAGTAGCAGAACTTTCTGAAATTGACATCGGAATAATGCCATTGCCGAACGATGAATGGACAAAGGGCAAATGTGCTTTAAAAGGACTCTTATATATGTCTTTAGGACAGGCGGCAGTACTATCTGATGTTGGGGTCAATGGAGAGGTAGTGGAAGATGGAGTCGATGGATTTTTAGTTAAGACAACTGAAGATTGGGTAAACAAGTTATCGCTCCTTATAGAAAATCCTGAATTGCGCCAATCTATGGGAAAAAAAGGACGGCAAACAGTAATCGAACGCTATTCTGTTCAATCTGAACAAGAAAACTATGTCCGCTATTTTAATGAGTTGTTGCGTTAA
- a CDS encoding bifunctional 3-deoxy-7-phosphoheptulonate synthase/chorismate mutase type II has translation MNITNIKNWELDLHISPNQPLVISGPCSAETKDQVLQTCSQIANSGVHILRAGIWKPRTRPGSFEGVGAKALPWLKEAGQLNQLPTCCEVANAHHVEEALKHDIDVLWIGARTTVNPFAVQAIADALKGVDIPVMIKNPVNPDLELWIGAIERIAQVGVHKIAAIHRGFSVYNAPKYRNQPQWEIPIELRRRITNLEIICDPSHIAGKRALLYEIAQHALDLKFDGLMLESHINPDEAWSDAKQQVTPQGLETLLKKLIIRQLDTDNLDYLNKINHFRTLIDNLDSQTLHLLAKRMEVVRQIGLYKKESNVAILQIERWLDVRAGALKKAESSQLSKKFVEDIINTIHKESIRQQTTIMRKE, from the coding sequence ATGAATATTACCAACATAAAAAACTGGGAGCTAGATCTCCATATATCTCCCAATCAACCGCTTGTAATTTCAGGACCTTGCAGCGCAGAGACCAAGGATCAGGTCTTGCAAACTTGCTCTCAAATCGCCAATTCAGGCGTTCACATTTTGCGAGCTGGTATCTGGAAACCAAGAACCCGACCTGGCTCTTTTGAAGGGGTAGGTGCTAAAGCCCTGCCTTGGTTAAAAGAAGCTGGACAACTGAATCAATTGCCTACTTGCTGCGAAGTAGCCAATGCTCATCATGTGGAGGAAGCACTTAAGCACGATATTGATGTACTCTGGATTGGAGCAAGAACTACTGTTAATCCGTTTGCAGTACAAGCAATTGCAGATGCGCTAAAAGGCGTAGACATTCCTGTTATGATTAAAAATCCTGTCAATCCAGATTTGGAATTGTGGATTGGGGCCATTGAGCGGATTGCTCAAGTTGGGGTTCATAAAATTGCTGCCATCCATCGTGGTTTCTCGGTCTACAATGCCCCTAAATATAGAAATCAGCCTCAATGGGAAATCCCAATTGAATTACGCCGACGCATTACCAATTTAGAAATCATTTGCGATCCTAGTCATATCGCTGGAAAGCGTGCTTTGCTGTATGAAATTGCACAACATGCATTAGACTTAAAATTTGATGGGTTGATGCTTGAGAGCCATATCAATCCTGATGAAGCATGGAGTGATGCCAAACAACAAGTGACACCACAAGGTTTGGAAACCTTATTAAAGAAACTCATTATCCGTCAATTAGATACCGATAATTTAGATTATTTAAACAAAATTAATCATTTTAGAACGCTCATTGATAATTTGGACAGCCAAACCCTCCATTTGTTGGCAAAACGGATGGAAGTTGTCCGCCAAATTGGCTTGTACAAAAAGGAAAGTAACGTTGCTATTCTTCAAATAGAACGTTGGCTAGATGTCCGAGCAGGAGCGCTCAAAAAAGCAGAATCTTCTCAACTTTCTAAAAAATTTGTAGAGGATATTATTAATACCATTCACAAAGAATCCATTCGTCAACAAACAACAATCATGCGGAAGGAGTAA